AAGAGAGCCTACGCTTCACAGAGCAAGACATGACCTCCTTCTTGTTATTCTTCGGATACTATATGCGTGTGTCTGTTTATAGGGAGATGAGAGCAAGacaaatatagtttaaaatttgtttaagtgcaagagaagagaagagagaaagagtatTTGTAGGCAGAAGAAAGATAATAGAGAGGGTAAGACAAGCATTGAATGCAGGTGGGGGGAAGGTCCTTCACTATCACAACATGCTCTTGTTCCTCTCTTGTTCTTTTACCTTCTCTCTTGTCTATCTaattcaaatatgttttctcactcatttatgtatttatatacgTATCTATCCCAAGTATAGTGGGTGTCTTGATCCGCCGAACCTTTTGTCTACTTTGGGGGGTCAATATCTCGTTTTTTCCTTCTTCCATTTACTAATAAGCTTATTCTTCCCCATCACTATTGTATCCAACTATTACAATTTCAACGGTAGTTTAACTCACATAGATCACTCTCCTAACTCCTAGTCGACGTGGACAGGACAAATTGACAATCATATCAATCTTATAAGGACACTATTACATATTATGTTTAGCATCAACGTTATTTCGTTAACGTTGGGGACCTTAAAATTAAAGAATCTTTGAGGATGGTTCATAACTAAATGATATTTTAGCTAAAACTTTTGACAAGTTCAAACAAAGAAACAATAACAGTACTGAAAGTGTAAGAAGTTAGAACAAGACAGCATGGTCTGACCGTCTCCTCCTCTCTCCCCTTCCTTTTACGACAATGTGGGGACCCTTTTCTTAACATCACCGGCCATTCTCAACCGTGTATCCCACGTGGCACAATGCTGTTCTGTTTCGTTGGGTTTTATAGACTTTCTTTTTGCCTTTGTCAATACCATGTTGCCCTCACCGTATCATGTGAAGTTGGCTTATAGAGCGGAACACGTAAGAAAACACAATCGAGTTGTGATGATGGTTCATAGAAAGTATGTTTTCAGATTATTTTGAAGAACTAATAGATATTATTAGAGCATGTTttatatacattattatttCATGTTTACTGTACACATTAACGCCCAACCGAACGTTCTTAGAGAAGTACATAGGCTGCTTGCTTGCTTGCTTAAAGAACTAATAAGATGACGATGATGTATACAGCGAAATGAGAAATGAAATATCCAGCGTGAGAGATCTATGGAGATCAATATCCAAAAGTGTTTTCTCCGCTGTAAGTGACATAGAGGAACCCATCTTCCTCCTTTTTCTCTTCGTACACAGCTGACATCAACGCACCTGCAAAAGTGTTGTTATCAACATCAGACGTTTATAAGTAGACGCTTCTTGATTGTGTTGAAAAGATCTACCTGTTGGAGGAAGAACATTGTCCACAAAGATAAAGATAGCCTTCTCTGCACTCAGTTTGATTCTTTTGCGAATGACATACACGAATTGCCCCACTGTCAAATCAGCCGGGACTAGGTATCtactcaaaataaaaaagaagctTAGTTGTTAATAACAAAGTCAGGTCCGTTAATGAGAGATGGATATTAATATGCATACTTTTTCTTGTCGATGGTTGGTATATCACTCTTCTCAGCCTTCTCAACAATCACCTGGATCCCACAAACACATACACTCAAGTGTCACTTCAACCATTTGATAAAGAAGTTAGCAGTTATGGATTATGCAAATAAACTCAAACGAAGTCGTAAAATGTCATCAAGTTTCAGAAAATCACAAAAGGaattaagaaagaaagaaagaacacaGAGGGTCTCACCGGAATCCTATCTGGATACTTCTCTCTGATCCGAGCAGCCTCTGCGCTTCTCTTCTCTGAACGTTCAAAAACAGGATcatttacattaaaaaaaggGCTTTgagaaacaaaacacaaaaacaaaggGTAACCGAACCAAACCTAGGTCATGCTCTTGCTTGAACGTGCTTTTTGCCATTACTTCTTCTTTCACACCCTACAGAAGCCAACCATCAAAAACAACCGATCATTATCTCTTAGTGGTTTATAGAGTTCAGCGACTATAATCTAACATACCCATCAATCAATCAAAGATAACCCTTTTCGTCTCACACATATAGAGACTCTCTCCTAAAGCTAAAACTTAAATCGATTGATCAACATAGAAAAGCCCAACCTTTAGTAATCTAAACGAATTACGAGATCGCGATAATGATCGAACCTGTTGATTACAAAGACGAAAGCTTTCCTTCGATCGAAGCACACTTCTCAAGAACTCGATGCTTTCGATGACAAATAAACAAAGAGCTACGAAAGTTCTGCGATTGAATACAGATGGAACACAGTAATGTCTAGACTCCTCTGCTGACGTGGCTTTTTGATTAGAACCATCTAAGAAAATCGGACGGTGTATATTAGCTGTTATGGTGGAACAAAAAATCGTAACCGTTAATCTAACTGACGGTGTACGAGGGAGCTGTGCACGTTATTATTACTGCCTCGAAAAAAAAGGATAAACAAGAACCGCATATTACCGGGATTACGTTTCCTGCATGGGATATGACATATTTACCCCTTGTAACTTCTAGTTAGATTCAGAGTAAGAAAGGGTCACAATGGAATTGACAACTCAGCTTTTAATAATCTCTTTTACTTTTTGAGGTCCAGTTTGGTAGTTAACAGGCCTTGCTTGGGTGGTCCGATTGTTTGTGATTTTCAAAACTTTTACTgttagaatttttaattttaagttgactgttaaaattttattctttagaaaataaaaatagcttTAGAAATAGctggaaaaataaattacattgGCTCTAGAGTATAGTCAACACCTTTTGTTGTTTCAATTTTCCTGTCTTTCACCTCTTCAATTCCAGTGAATTTGATGTCGTATGTCTTTATGATCTACTTCAAAGGGCATATATTCATTATACATGTTATATATGATTAGATCGAGGATGTCAATAGGCTATGGAGTATTTAATTCATCTTCATACACATCAAAGATTGGAGCTCCG
The sequence above is drawn from the Brassica napus cultivar Da-Ae chromosome A8, Da-Ae, whole genome shotgun sequence genome and encodes:
- the LOC106440553 gene encoding autophagy-related protein 8f gives rise to the protein MAKSTFKQEHDLEKRSAEAARIREKYPDRIPVIVEKAEKSDIPTIDKKKYLVPADLTVGQFVYVIRKRIKLSAEKAIFIFVDNVLPPTGALMSAVYEEKKEEDGFLYVTYSGENTFGY